The following proteins are encoded in a genomic region of Flammeovirga pectinis:
- a CDS encoding sodium ion-translocating decarboxylase subunit beta: MKRLLIVFGAIATILMAWASASAAEVFINNQTLGEAATQAVAASTPGFGTMALEGLTNFISLTGFANLTLPNFAMICVGLFFIFLAIKYDYEPLLLIPIGTGVIIGNIPFIAGNQIGIYEDGSVLNYLYFGVQKGIYPPLIFLGIGAMTDFSSLIANPKLMLLGAAAQVGVFLTFIGAIALGFDLKEAASIGIIGGADGPTAIFLSSKEAPHLLGAIAIAAYSYMALVPVIQPPIMRLMTSEDERKIKMKPPRTVSKTEKIIFPIVGLILTTFISPSALPLLGMLFFGNLLKESGHTERLANTARTSMIDIVTILLGVTVGASTQASEFITLNSMKIFALGAASFAVATFSGLAFAKLMNVFLKGDDKINPLIGAAGVSAVPDSARVVQQEGLKSDPTNHLLMHAMAPNVSGVIGSAVAAGILMSFLTYFSSL, encoded by the coding sequence ATGAAACGCTTATTAATAGTTTTCGGAGCAATAGCCACCATATTGATGGCATGGGCTTCAGCAAGTGCAGCAGAAGTATTTATTAATAATCAAACATTAGGAGAGGCAGCGACTCAAGCAGTAGCAGCATCTACTCCTGGTTTTGGAACAATGGCTTTAGAAGGGCTTACAAACTTTATCAGTTTAACTGGTTTTGCGAACTTAACTCTTCCCAACTTTGCCATGATATGTGTAGGTTTATTCTTTATATTCCTCGCAATTAAATACGATTACGAACCACTATTATTAATTCCAATTGGTACAGGTGTTATTATTGGTAATATTCCATTTATCGCTGGTAATCAAATTGGTATTTATGAAGATGGCTCGGTTTTAAATTACTTATATTTTGGTGTTCAAAAAGGTATTTATCCACCATTGATTTTCTTAGGTATTGGAGCGATGACAGATTTTTCATCACTAATTGCCAATCCGAAATTAATGTTATTAGGTGCAGCTGCTCAGGTAGGTGTATTCTTAACTTTCATTGGTGCAATTGCCTTAGGTTTTGATTTAAAAGAAGCAGCTTCTATTGGTATTATAGGTGGAGCAGATGGCCCTACAGCCATTTTCTTATCCTCTAAAGAAGCGCCTCACTTATTGGGAGCAATTGCAATTGCGGCTTATTCTTATATGGCTTTAGTGCCTGTAATTCAGCCTCCAATTATGCGTTTGATGACTTCTGAAGACGAACGTAAAATTAAAATGAAGCCACCAAGAACGGTTTCAAAAACAGAGAAAATTATTTTCCCTATAGTAGGTTTAATTTTAACTACGTTCATTTCTCCGAGTGCATTACCACTTTTAGGAATGTTGTTCTTTGGTAACTTATTAAAAGAATCTGGCCATACAGAGAGATTAGCAAATACAGCTAGAACTTCCATGATCGATATTGTAACAATTCTATTAGGAGTTACAGTAGGAGCATCTACACAAGCAAGTGAGTTCATCACTTTAAATTCTATGAAGATTTTTGCACTAGGAGCAGCATCATTTGCCGTAGCAACTTTCTCAGGTTTAGCATTTGCAAAATTGATGAACGTATTCTTAAAAGGAGATGATAAAATTAATCCTCTAATTGGAGCAGCAGGTGTATCTGCAGTACCAGATTCAGCTCGTGTAGTACAACAAGAAGGGTTGAAATCTGACCCTACTAACCACTTATTAATGCATGCAATGGCACCAAACGTATCTGGTGTAATTGGCTCTGCAGTGGCAGCGGGTATATTAATGAGTTTCTTAACCTATTTCTCAAGTTTGTAA
- the arsC gene encoding arsenate reductase (glutaredoxin) (This arsenate reductase requires both glutathione and glutaredoxin to convert arsenate to arsenite, after which the efflux transporter formed by ArsA and ArsB can extrude the arsenite from the cell, providing resistance.) — MSMVTIWHNPRCSKSREALQLLNEESGDSDIKIREYLKENPSRDEIVNLLSLLKIKPLDLIRKGEAIYKENFKGKELSDDEYIAALVEYPKLIERPIVIKDNKAVIGRPPHLVLDL; from the coding sequence ATTAGTATGGTTACAATTTGGCATAACCCAAGGTGTTCTAAAAGTAGAGAAGCGCTTCAGCTATTAAATGAAGAAAGTGGAGATAGTGATATTAAAATACGAGAGTATTTAAAAGAGAACCCATCAAGAGATGAAATCGTTAACTTATTGTCTCTATTAAAAATTAAACCTCTAGATCTCATAAGAAAAGGAGAAGCAATTTATAAAGAGAACTTTAAAGGTAAAGAACTTTCTGATGATGAATATATTGCTGCCTTGGTAGAATACCCTAAGTTAATTGAAAGACCTATAGTGATAAAAGACAATAAAGCTGTTATTGGAAGACCTCCACATTTAGTTTTAGACCTCTAA
- a CDS encoding biotin/lipoyl-containing protein: protein MKKYKFNVNGNNYAVKITNVEGQTISLEVNGTPYEVEMEKEVKSSKTPKLVRSSAPRTSAPKAITRSAKQSNVVAPLPGTIISIKVKEGDVVKKGDLLMTMEAMKMENNVLAEHDGTIDSIKVSEGQSLLQGEVLVEMA, encoded by the coding sequence ATGAAAAAATATAAATTTAATGTTAACGGTAATAATTATGCTGTTAAGATTACAAATGTAGAAGGGCAAACAATAAGTTTGGAGGTAAATGGAACTCCTTATGAAGTTGAAATGGAAAAAGAAGTGAAATCTTCTAAAACCCCTAAACTTGTACGTTCTTCTGCTCCTAGAACATCTGCTCCAAAGGCAATCACTCGTTCTGCAAAACAATCGAATGTAGTAGCACCCCTTCCAGGTACAATTATCTCTATAAAAGTAAAAGAGGGAGATGTTGTGAAAAAAGGAGATTTGCTAATGACAATGGAAGCCATGAAAATGGAAAACAATGTATTAGCAGAGCATGATGGCACTATTGATTCAATTAAAGTTTCTGAAGGGCAATCTTTACTACAAGGAGAAGTACTTGTAGAGATGGCTTAA
- a CDS encoding acetyl-CoA hydrolase/transferase family protein — translation MATKYVSADEAVKIIKSGDRVCIQGGAATPQALTIAMTARANELRDVEIVHLHTEGFAGYAEEQYAESFKTNCFFIGGNVRKQVWAGNAQYIPVFLSDIPNLFRRDVLPLDVVMVNVSTPDKHGYCSLGVSVDIIVAAIEKGQKVIAQVNKQMPRCMGDGILHIDRFDAVVEVDETIYEMKFTAPSDVEKQIGAHVATLVEDGATLQMGIGGIPNAVLTYLHNHKNLGVHTEMFSEGLIDLCEKGIVNGANKKVNPHKIVSGFAMGTRRLYDFMDDNPEVEMMDIAYVNDTAVIRQNPKVTAINSAIEVDLTGQICADSIGTRMFSGVGGQMDFMRGAALSEGGKPITALPSITNKGVSKISPFLQQGAGVVTTRAHARFVVTEYGIADLFGQNLVQRAKALISIAHPMHREALEKEARERFGRSYSAYAGISPELV, via the coding sequence ATGGCAACTAAATACGTATCAGCTGATGAGGCTGTAAAAATAATAAAGTCAGGAGATAGAGTATGTATTCAAGGTGGAGCAGCAACTCCGCAGGCATTAACTATTGCAATGACTGCTCGTGCAAACGAACTAAGAGATGTTGAAATTGTTCACTTACATACAGAAGGATTTGCGGGTTATGCAGAGGAACAATACGCTGAGAGTTTTAAGACAAATTGTTTCTTTATTGGTGGCAATGTAAGAAAACAAGTGTGGGCAGGTAATGCTCAATATATACCGGTTTTTTTAAGTGATATTCCCAATCTTTTTAGAAGAGATGTATTGCCATTAGATGTAGTAATGGTAAATGTATCTACTCCAGATAAACACGGTTATTGTTCTTTAGGAGTATCAGTTGATATTATTGTTGCTGCCATTGAAAAAGGACAGAAGGTTATTGCGCAAGTAAATAAGCAAATGCCACGTTGTATGGGTGATGGTATCTTACATATTGATCGTTTTGATGCAGTTGTAGAGGTAGATGAGACCATTTATGAAATGAAATTTACAGCTCCTTCTGATGTTGAAAAACAAATTGGAGCACATGTGGCAACACTAGTAGAAGATGGTGCTACTCTTCAGATGGGAATTGGAGGTATTCCAAATGCAGTACTTACTTATTTACATAATCATAAAAATTTGGGAGTGCATACAGAAATGTTCTCAGAAGGTTTGATTGATCTTTGTGAAAAAGGAATTGTAAATGGAGCAAATAAAAAGGTGAACCCTCATAAAATTGTTTCTGGTTTTGCAATGGGTACACGTCGTTTATATGATTTTATGGATGATAATCCTGAAGTTGAAATGATGGACATTGCTTATGTAAATGATACAGCGGTGATACGTCAGAATCCTAAAGTTACAGCAATTAACTCCGCCATAGAAGTTGATTTAACTGGTCAGATTTGTGCAGATTCTATAGGTACAAGAATGTTCTCTGGTGTAGGTGGTCAGATGGACTTTATGCGTGGAGCAGCATTATCAGAAGGAGGTAAGCCAATAACAGCGTTGCCATCTATTACTAACAAAGGAGTATCTAAAATTTCTCCATTCTTACAGCAAGGGGCAGGTGTGGTAACAACTAGAGCACATGCAAGGTTTGTAGTTACAGAGTACGGTATTGCAGATTTATTTGGACAAAATTTAGTTCAACGAGCTAAAGCATTAATATCAATTGCCCATCCAATGCATAGAGAAGCATTAGAAAAAGAGGCAAGAGAACGTTTCGGTAGAAGTTATTCAGCTTACGCAGGTATTTCACCTGAGTTAGTTTAA
- a CDS encoding SpoIIE family protein phosphatase, with protein sequence MTDNRFFKHIILFLLLLFGLSLNATTEDENSGNTSIINDSLFNKYDSKKVGAFLTKGHLDSAKNYLDDHLYLLDEDGDFEDKFYVASQYCTYYEDIGKLDSAEQFCQLALNISEDKLNFDYISKANTNLATLYTSQGKTETALNLLKTAYEIQLQNEDVVDLAFTLNNIGFIYFQHKEYIHAFEVFNEILDIEVDSTSERLEFIKANALLNMADIHYEFNEYDALRHLLIKLDKMQVFTMNKDFEGFIYLSLLKGKLAMGLNDMALAKKIFLLTVRESNKKEFPQPKLNSYFSIGNYYYKLKDYTSAYDAYERAYVISKNNRLLDFEYQVSLKLALTLKQINKDQSIYFFQKSINLSDSLFNQQKTAAVADMQAFHEVELQKEQNDVLRVRDHDNSKKLDEQKKFIEMSIVIVVLLLIFTYYIYLNQRKTKKLNLKLSSAFRELEMANIEVESVNSELLIKNDVLRDTLEHSKQQGKQLNYQHAKISSSIKSAHLIQSSILPSDKGITNAFPKNFIFNQPKDVVSGDFYWFTEQEGWKIYACIDCTGHGVPGALMSMMASSSLYEIVRGKKILSPGKILGELNNIVVRNLQQDTNDNNDGMDMTLIAIKGNVLKYAGAKNPLYIVRDSLIYKLAGTRKSIGGELDLVYEEHEWLLEKGDNLFMATDGYQDQFGGEKTRKFMVKRLRELYVEIATLPSSEQKVVLANTINKWMEEGQWEQIDDMLIIGIKI encoded by the coding sequence ATGACTGATAATAGATTTTTTAAACATATAATTCTATTTCTACTACTATTATTTGGCTTATCATTGAACGCAACTACCGAAGATGAAAACTCGGGCAACACTTCAATAATAAACGATAGTCTATTTAATAAATACGACAGTAAGAAAGTAGGTGCCTTTTTAACAAAGGGACATTTAGATAGTGCAAAAAACTATCTAGACGATCATTTGTATCTATTAGATGAAGATGGAGATTTCGAAGATAAGTTCTATGTTGCTTCCCAATATTGTACGTATTATGAAGATATTGGTAAACTTGATTCTGCAGAACAGTTTTGTCAGTTAGCATTAAATATATCGGAAGATAAATTGAATTTTGATTATATATCAAAAGCAAATACAAATCTTGCTACACTATATACATCTCAGGGTAAAACAGAAACTGCATTAAATTTATTAAAAACAGCATATGAAATTCAATTACAAAATGAAGATGTAGTTGATTTAGCATTTACTTTGAATAATATTGGGTTTATTTATTTTCAGCATAAAGAATATATTCATGCATTCGAAGTGTTTAATGAAATTCTTGACATTGAAGTAGACTCTACAAGTGAAAGACTTGAGTTTATTAAAGCAAATGCCTTATTAAATATGGCTGATATTCATTATGAATTTAATGAGTATGATGCTTTAAGGCATCTTTTGATTAAACTCGATAAAATGCAGGTTTTTACAATGAATAAAGATTTTGAAGGCTTTATTTATTTGTCTTTACTGAAAGGTAAACTTGCAATGGGTTTAAATGATATGGCACTTGCAAAGAAAATATTTCTTCTTACAGTAAGAGAGTCTAATAAAAAAGAATTTCCTCAGCCAAAGTTAAATTCCTATTTTTCAATAGGTAATTACTATTATAAATTAAAAGATTATACAAGTGCTTACGATGCTTATGAGAGAGCATACGTAATTAGTAAAAATAACAGACTTTTAGATTTTGAATATCAAGTTTCTTTAAAACTAGCACTTACGTTAAAGCAAATAAATAAAGATCAGTCTATTTATTTTTTCCAGAAATCTATAAATCTATCAGATAGTTTATTTAATCAACAAAAGACTGCTGCGGTTGCAGATATGCAGGCGTTTCATGAAGTTGAATTACAAAAAGAACAAAATGATGTATTAAGGGTTAGAGATCACGACAATTCTAAAAAGCTTGATGAACAGAAAAAGTTTATCGAGATGAGTATTGTTATCGTTGTTCTTCTCCTTATTTTCACCTATTATATTTACTTAAATCAGCGAAAAACAAAAAAGCTGAATCTAAAACTTTCTAGTGCTTTTAGAGAGTTAGAAATGGCTAATATTGAAGTTGAATCTGTAAATTCTGAATTATTAATAAAGAATGATGTTCTACGTGATACCTTGGAACACTCTAAACAACAAGGTAAACAACTGAATTATCAGCATGCTAAGATATCAAGTAGTATTAAAAGTGCACATTTAATTCAGTCTTCTATTTTACCGTCTGATAAAGGAATTACAAATGCATTTCCAAAGAACTTCATTTTTAATCAACCAAAAGATGTTGTAAGTGGAGACTTCTATTGGTTTACAGAACAGGAGGGTTGGAAAATTTATGCTTGTATTGATTGTACAGGTCATGGTGTTCCTGGAGCTCTTATGTCTATGATGGCGTCTAGTTCCTTATATGAAATTGTGCGTGGTAAAAAGATTTTATCACCAGGTAAAATACTTGGGGAACTTAATAATATTGTAGTTAGAAACCTTCAGCAAGATACCAACGATAATAATGATGGTATGGACATGACTTTAATAGCTATTAAAGGAAATGTTTTAAAATATGCAGGAGCAAAAAACCCTTTATATATAGTTCGAGATAGCTTAATTTACAAATTAGCAGGAACACGAAAATCAATAGGTGGAGAACTAGATTTAGTTTATGAAGAGCATGAATGGTTATTAGAAAAAGGAGATAACTTATTTATGGCTACCGATGGTTATCAAGATCAATTTGGTGGTGAGAAAACTAGAAAGTTTATGGTGAAAAGGTTGCGTGAATTATATGTTGAAATTGCAACATTACCTTCGTCAGAACAAAAAGTAGTTTTAGCAAATACCATTAATAAATGGATGGAAGAAGGACAATGGGAGCAGATTGATGATATGTTAATTATCGGAATCAAGATCTAA
- the mce gene encoding methylmalonyl-CoA epimerase: MNITHIEHIGVAVENLEESIKYYEEVLGLKCYAVEEVVEQKVKTAFFKVGDTKIELLESTAEDGPIGKFIAKKGPGMHHMAFAVKDIEANLKDAEEKGVRLLDKTPRSGAEGLDIAFLHPKSTHGVLTELCEKK, encoded by the coding sequence ATGAACATTACACACATAGAGCACATAGGTGTTGCAGTAGAAAACTTAGAAGAGTCAATTAAGTATTACGAAGAAGTTTTAGGACTAAAATGTTATGCTGTAGAAGAAGTAGTAGAACAAAAAGTAAAAACTGCTTTTTTTAAAGTAGGAGATACTAAGATTGAATTATTGGAATCTACTGCTGAAGATGGACCTATTGGAAAGTTTATCGCTAAAAAAGGCCCAGGTATGCACCATATGGCTTTTGCTGTAAAAGATATTGAAGCAAACTTAAAAGATGCAGAAGAAAAAGGTGTAAGATTATTAGATAAAACACCAAGAAGTGGAGCGGAAGGATTAGATATTGCCTTCTTGCACCCTAAATCTACGCATGGAGTTCTTACTGAGCTTTGCGAGAAGAAATAA
- a CDS encoding OadG family protein, translated as MEHQSVSVAIEEGLVVTLVGLGLVFLTLTILFLVFSYVMPAIMAWINRTPKKQVVEEVKGAKVSSASGEVNAVIAAAIYNYIEEAHDDEDIILTIQKVKKAYSPWSSKIYAVHGSQLNR; from the coding sequence ATGGAACACCAATCAGTCAGCGTAGCAATTGAGGAAGGATTAGTTGTAACCTTAGTAGGTTTAGGCTTAGTATTCCTAACTCTAACTATTTTATTCTTAGTGTTCTCTTATGTAATGCCAGCAATAATGGCTTGGATAAATAGAACACCTAAAAAGCAAGTAGTAGAAGAGGTGAAAGGAGCAAAAGTATCTAGTGCATCAGGTGAGGTAAATGCAGTTATAGCAGCAGCTATTTACAACTACATTGAAGAAGCCCACGATGATGAAGATATTATCCTTACAATTCAAAAAGTGAAGAAGGCTTACTCTCCTTGGAGCTCAAAAATTTATGCAGTTCATGGTAGTCAGCTAAACCGTTAA
- a CDS encoding acyl-CoA carboxylase subunit beta: protein MGTNKDKIRELVEKRNEARLGGGEKRIEKQHEQGKLTARERIDMLLDEGSFEEYDMFVTHRTKSFGLDKQKYLSDGVVTGHGTIDGRVVYVFAQDFTVFGGSLSETFAQKICKVMDQAMKVGAPVIGLNDSGGARIQEGVRSLAGYAEIFQRNISASGVIPQISAILGPCAGGAVYSPALTDFILMTDQSSYMFVTGPKVVKSVTGEVITTEDLGGANMHASKSGVAHMMTENDEETLLLIRKLISFLPSNNLEEPPIIPCDDPFDRIEDQLNEIIPDDPNKPYDMLDVIHMLVDNEEFLEMHRAYAKNIITGFARFNGRPVGIVANQPSFLAGVLDIESSKKAARFVRFCDAFNIPIITLVDVPGFLPGSGQEYGGIILHGAKLLFAYGEATVPKITITLRKSYGGAHDVMSSKQLRGDLNYAWPMAEIAVMGAKGAVEVLEGRQIRKIENEEERQKYINEKEDEYTDKFANPYQAAKYGFIDDVIEPRNTRFRICRGLDLLATKKEVNPPKKHSNIPL, encoded by the coding sequence ATGGGTACTAACAAAGACAAGATCAGAGAACTTGTAGAGAAACGTAATGAAGCTAGACTGGGTGGTGGCGAAAAGCGTATTGAGAAACAACATGAACAAGGAAAGTTAACTGCTAGGGAAAGAATCGATATGCTTTTAGATGAGGGCAGTTTCGAAGAGTACGATATGTTTGTGACGCACCGTACTAAATCTTTCGGATTAGATAAACAAAAATATTTATCGGATGGTGTAGTTACTGGGCATGGTACAATTGATGGCCGTGTTGTTTATGTATTTGCACAAGATTTTACTGTATTTGGTGGATCTCTTTCTGAAACTTTTGCTCAAAAGATCTGTAAGGTTATGGATCAGGCAATGAAAGTTGGAGCACCAGTAATTGGATTAAATGATTCTGGTGGAGCGCGTATACAAGAAGGCGTTAGGTCATTAGCGGGTTACGCAGAAATTTTCCAAAGAAACATCTCGGCATCAGGGGTTATACCTCAGATCTCTGCCATTTTAGGCCCATGTGCGGGTGGTGCTGTGTATTCTCCAGCATTAACCGATTTTATCCTTATGACGGATCAATCATCTTATATGTTTGTTACTGGTCCTAAGGTAGTTAAATCTGTTACAGGTGAGGTAATTACAACAGAAGATTTAGGCGGTGCCAATATGCATGCATCTAAATCTGGTGTAGCTCATATGATGACAGAAAATGATGAAGAGACATTACTTTTGATTAGAAAGCTTATTAGTTTCTTACCATCAAATAACTTGGAAGAACCACCAATTATTCCTTGTGATGATCCTTTCGATAGAATAGAAGATCAACTGAATGAGATTATTCCAGACGATCCAAATAAGCCATACGATATGCTTGATGTTATCCATATGCTTGTGGATAATGAAGAGTTTTTAGAAATGCATAGAGCATATGCAAAAAATATAATTACAGGATTTGCTCGTTTTAACGGACGTCCAGTAGGAATTGTTGCTAACCAACCTTCGTTCTTAGCAGGTGTTTTAGATATTGAATCATCTAAAAAAGCAGCTCGTTTTGTACGATTCTGCGATGCTTTTAATATTCCAATTATAACACTTGTAGATGTTCCAGGTTTCTTACCGGGTTCTGGGCAAGAATATGGGGGTATAATTTTACATGGAGCCAAATTGTTATTTGCTTATGGTGAGGCAACTGTACCAAAAATCACAATTACTTTAAGAAAGTCTTACGGCGGAGCACATGATGTAATGAGTTCTAAGCAGTTAAGAGGAGATTTGAATTACGCTTGGCCAATGGCAGAAATTGCTGTTATGGGTGCTAAAGGAGCTGTTGAAGTTCTTGAAGGAAGACAAATTAGAAAAATCGAGAACGAGGAAGAAAGACAAAAATACATTAATGAAAAAGAGGATGAGTATACTGATAAGTTTGCAAATCCATATCAAGCGGCTAAATATGGCTTTATTGATGATGTAATTGAACCAAGAAATACTCGTTTCAGAATCTGTCGTGGATTGGATTTATTAGCTACTAAAAAAGAAGTGAATCCTCCTAAGAAACATTCTAATATTCCTTTATAA
- the meaB gene encoding methylmalonyl Co-A mutase-associated GTPase MeaB has translation MKYKRKKRLTPEEYANGVIAGNRVILSRAITLIESRHSDDLILAEKVLELILPHTGGSLRVGITGVPGVGKSTFIESFGKYITSRTLKLAVLTIDPSSQISGGSILGDKTRMEELSNDPLAYVRPSAAGNALGGVNHKTRETMLLCEAAGFDVILIETVGVGQSETTVKGIVDFFLLLMLAGAGDELQGIKRGIMEMADAIAITKCDNDNIHQGKLAKAEYQNALHLFPPAETGWSPKVMTCSSLQNEGLDNILEDILSFEKHMKSKGYFQSNRQQQNLHWMHETIDNYLKRAFINNPNVTQQMDTLENEVIQNKLPAIAGARKLIELFNKKID, from the coding sequence ATGAAATATAAAAGAAAAAAAAGATTAACACCAGAAGAATATGCTAATGGTGTGATAGCTGGAAACCGTGTAATATTAAGTAGAGCGATTACCTTAATAGAAAGCCGCCATTCTGATGATTTAATTCTAGCCGAAAAAGTTTTAGAACTTATTTTACCACACACTGGAGGTAGCTTACGTGTAGGGATTACAGGTGTGCCTGGTGTTGGAAAAAGTACTTTTATTGAATCTTTCGGAAAGTACATTACTTCACGAACGTTAAAATTAGCTGTTTTAACTATAGATCCCAGTTCTCAAATTAGTGGTGGTAGTATTTTAGGTGATAAAACTAGAATGGAGGAGTTATCTAATGATCCATTGGCCTATGTACGCCCTTCTGCTGCAGGTAATGCACTTGGTGGTGTAAATCATAAAACAAGAGAGACAATGCTACTCTGTGAGGCTGCAGGCTTTGATGTTATCCTTATTGAAACTGTTGGTGTAGGACAATCAGAAACTACTGTAAAAGGTATTGTAGATTTTTTCCTATTACTTATGCTTGCTGGAGCTGGAGATGAACTACAAGGTATTAAAAGAGGGATAATGGAAATGGCAGATGCTATTGCTATTACTAAATGTGATAATGATAATATTCACCAAGGTAAATTAGCCAAGGCCGAATACCAAAATGCTTTACACCTCTTTCCTCCTGCAGAAACAGGTTGGTCTCCAAAAGTTATGACATGTTCTTCACTCCAAAACGAAGGCCTTGATAATATTTTAGAAGATATCCTTTCATTTGAAAAGCACATGAAATCTAAAGGCTATTTTCAATCCAACCGCCAACAACAAAATTTACATTGGATGCATGAAACTATAGATAACTATCTAAAAAGAGCTTTCATTAATAACCCAAATGTAACACAACAAATGGATACTTTGGAAAATGAAGTAATTCAAAATAAATTGCCTGCTATTGCGGGTGCAAGAAAATTAATTGAATTATTTAATAAAAAAATAGATTAG